The proteins below are encoded in one region of Pelotomaculum isophthalicicum JI:
- a CDS encoding hydantoinase/oxoprolinase family protein — MFVGVDVGGTYTDAVLLDREAVRATAKIPTRADLLESILEALDIVLKDVDNKDLKRIVISTTVITNLIAGRKYDKVALLLIPGPGMSRKYYDFKTKTIILSGAIDYRGREIVPLNEKEIVAALAELAAEGYKKVGVVGKFSPRNSSHEKRVAAIIQEKHPDWQVEMGFHAGPQLNFPRRVVTTYLTCATREPYRNFANSVRQALEKRQITAEVFILKADGGTMPLDKSVEQPVETIFSGPAASTLGVQALTPPDQTEVVVDIGGTTTDIALILNGQPLLSAKGARVNEQLTQVHTLAVKSVPVGGDSLLELAGDKIVFRPERLGPAYCMDGPAPTPTDALRVLGLTTLGDQTKAEEAMGKLGAALGMSATETAGQVVNIIVDSITAEVEKMFLEWEREPAYRIWELLQKRKVRPSVVVGVGGGADGLIPQIAAKLGCDPVIPPYAPVANAVGAAVAKPTLQVSLRADTEQGYYHIREEGYQGKIDRRSFNEQKALGLAREKLLEKAAGYGLAVTPDEIEVTYQEVFNMVRGWDTSGRLYDFTVQTPRGITCRIEKGGK; from the coding sequence ATGTTTGTTGGTGTTGATGTGGGGGGAACTTATACCGACGCGGTGCTCCTTGATCGTGAAGCTGTTCGCGCCACCGCCAAAATACCGACCAGAGCGGATTTGCTAGAGTCCATCCTGGAAGCGCTAGATATTGTGCTGAAAGATGTGGACAACAAGGACCTGAAAAGAATTGTCATCAGCACGACAGTAATCACTAACCTCATCGCCGGGCGCAAGTATGACAAAGTTGCCCTGTTATTAATCCCCGGTCCTGGCATGAGCCGCAAGTATTATGATTTTAAGACAAAGACAATCATCCTGTCCGGCGCAATTGATTACCGCGGCCGGGAAATCGTGCCTTTGAACGAAAAGGAAATTGTGGCGGCGCTGGCGGAACTGGCCGCGGAGGGCTATAAAAAGGTGGGTGTGGTCGGAAAATTTTCACCCCGGAACAGTTCCCACGAGAAGCGGGTGGCGGCGATTATACAAGAAAAACATCCGGACTGGCAGGTGGAAATGGGATTCCACGCCGGCCCCCAGCTAAACTTCCCCAGGCGCGTGGTAACAACTTACCTGACCTGCGCCACCAGGGAGCCGTACCGTAATTTCGCCAACTCGGTTCGCCAGGCGCTGGAAAAGAGGCAGATAACCGCCGAGGTGTTTATATTGAAAGCGGACGGCGGGACGATGCCGCTGGATAAGTCCGTGGAACAGCCGGTGGAAACCATCTTTTCGGGGCCTGCGGCAAGCACCCTGGGAGTGCAGGCGCTGACTCCCCCGGATCAAACTGAAGTGGTCGTCGATATCGGCGGCACCACTACGGATATCGCTTTAATTTTGAACGGACAGCCGTTGCTGTCGGCGAAAGGCGCCCGGGTAAACGAACAACTGACCCAGGTGCATACTCTCGCCGTTAAATCGGTGCCGGTCGGCGGTGACAGTCTGCTGGAGTTGGCCGGTGACAAGATTGTTTTTCGCCCGGAAAGACTTGGGCCGGCTTACTGTATGGACGGGCCGGCGCCGACTCCGACCGACGCTCTCAGGGTGCTAGGTCTGACCACGCTGGGTGATCAGACCAAGGCTGAGGAGGCCATGGGGAAGCTTGGAGCGGCTCTTGGCATGTCCGCCACCGAGACTGCCGGGCAGGTGGTCAATATTATTGTGGACAGCATTACGGCGGAAGTGGAAAAAATGTTCCTGGAATGGGAGCGGGAGCCTGCTTACCGTATTTGGGAACTGCTGCAAAAAAGAAAGGTTCGCCCTTCTGTTGTGGTCGGCGTGGGCGGCGGAGCGGACGGTTTAATTCCCCAAATCGCCGCCAAACTGGGATGCGATCCGGTCATACCCCCTTACGCCCCGGTCGCGAACGCCGTGGGGGCGGCGGTGGCCAAGCCCACCCTGCAGGTGAGTCTGCGCGCCGACACCGAGCAAGGGTATTATCATATCAGGGAAGAAGGTTATCAGGGGAAGATCGACAGGCGGTCATTTAACGAGCAAAAGGCGCTGGGGCTGGCCAGGGAAAAACTGCTCGAAAAAGCCGCCGGTTACGGCCTGGCAGTAACGCCGGACGAGATCGAAGTAACTTACCAGGAAGTGTTTAATATGGTCAGAGGTTGGGATACCTCCGGCCGTTTGTACGATTTTACTGTCCAGACTCCCAGGGGTATAACCTGCCGGATTGAGAAAGGGGGTAAATGA
- a CDS encoding putative toxin-antitoxin system toxin component, PIN family — protein MRITVDTNVLVSALGWNGTEAAIIEMVLDSELELCLSAQILSEFYRVVKYPKFGFTDKEIDGFIAKLLPNMVLIRPSQNFEVISADPDDNKIIECAVAGESSYIISGDKHLLNLREYMGIKILKASEFIQLNFKNTY, from the coding sequence ATGAGAATTACCGTTGATACGAATGTTCTCGTTTCCGCGCTGGGATGGAACGGTACGGAAGCGGCTATTATTGAAATGGTTTTGGATTCTGAACTTGAGCTTTGCCTTTCGGCACAAATTTTAAGTGAATTTTATAGGGTTGTTAAATACCCCAAGTTTGGCTTTACGGACAAAGAAATTGATGGTTTTATCGCTAAACTGCTACCCAATATGGTTTTGATTAGACCTTCGCAAAATTTTGAGGTAATTTCAGCCGACCCGGACGATAACAAGATTATTGAATGTGCTGTTGCGGGAGAGTCCAGCTATATTATTTCTGGTGATAAGCATCTTTTGAATTTGCGTGAATATATGGGTATAAAAATACTTAAGGCATCTGAATTTATCCAACTAAATTTCAAAAACACTTATTAA
- a CDS encoding histone deacetylase gives MSNASEKPTGLIFFPAFDWAISPTHPEREERLLYTRDQIFEEGIMDLPQVSEYAPVLATTHDIAMTHFCVPRVEDQTTEAHLIAAGAAILLADEIVSGQIKNGFALVRPPGHHSMRVVHGNRGFCNINNEAIMINYLRRRKGIKRVAIVDTDVHHGDGTQDIFWHDPDVLFISFHQDGRTLYPGTGFTDELGGPRAYARTINIPLPPGTTDESLLYVVDNLILPVLNDFKPDFIVNSAGQDNHYTDPLGSMRITAQGYARLTEKLRPDLAVLEGGYAIETALPYVNMGIILALAGLDYSAVLEPDYQRFKESSDLTGEVRRIVEKLLQRWAKRDQVSISQSDISGNYFQHMKRIYYDTDNIQENQLEKLRLCDNCPGYLSIETKATHGYGHTGGKALCLSVPIDACPSCRTEAADLYEKAKKARQYPYVYLQDKSADVFLGYNTAKGEEWRSEG, from the coding sequence ATGTCTAATGCCAGTGAGAAACCAACCGGTTTAATCTTTTTCCCGGCTTTTGACTGGGCTATTTCTCCCACTCACCCGGAAAGGGAGGAACGCCTGCTTTACACCCGCGACCAAATTTTTGAAGAAGGGATTATGGACCTCCCGCAGGTATCGGAATATGCTCCCGTCCTGGCGACGACTCACGATATTGCCATGACGCATTTCTGTGTGCCGCGCGTGGAGGACCAGACCACCGAGGCGCACCTAATCGCGGCCGGCGCGGCCATATTGCTGGCTGACGAGATTGTGTCCGGTCAGATTAAAAACGGCTTTGCCCTGGTCAGGCCGCCCGGCCACCACTCCATGCGGGTGGTGCACGGCAACCGCGGTTTTTGCAACATCAACAATGAAGCGATTATGATAAATTATCTGCGGCGCCGCAAGGGGATTAAGCGTGTGGCTATTGTCGACACCGATGTCCACCATGGCGACGGCACCCAGGACATCTTCTGGCACGATCCGGACGTCCTGTTTATCTCCTTCCACCAGGACGGGCGCACCCTTTATCCGGGCACGGGGTTTACCGACGAACTGGGCGGCCCCAGAGCCTATGCCCGCACCATCAATATCCCGCTGCCGCCCGGAACGACGGACGAAAGCCTGTTGTATGTCGTCGACAATCTGATCCTGCCGGTTCTCAACGACTTTAAGCCGGATTTCATTGTAAACTCAGCCGGCCAGGACAACCATTACACCGACCCGCTCGGCAGCATGCGCATCACCGCTCAGGGATACGCCAGGCTGACCGAGAAACTGCGGCCGGACCTGGCCGTGCTGGAAGGCGGCTATGCTATTGAAACTGCCCTGCCCTACGTGAATATGGGAATCATTCTGGCGCTGGCGGGGCTTGACTACTCCGCCGTGCTTGAGCCCGACTACCAGAGATTTAAGGAAAGCTCTGATTTGACCGGAGAAGTCCGGCGAATAGTTGAAAAGCTGTTGCAGCGCTGGGCAAAGAGAGACCAGGTGTCAATAAGTCAGAGTGATATTTCCGGCAATTATTTTCAGCATATGAAAAGAATATATTACGACACTGACAATATTCAGGAAAACCAGCTCGAAAAACTAAGGCTTTGCGACAACTGCCCCGGCTATCTGTCAATAGAAACTAAAGCGACCCACGGCTATGGGCATACCGGAGGAAAGGCCCTGTGTCTGTCGGTTCCCATTGACGCATGTCCTTCGTGCCGGACCGAGGCCGCGGATTTATATGAAAAGGCAAAAAAAGCAAGGCAATACCCGTACGTATATTTGCAAGACAAGTCAGCCGATGTCTTCCTGGGTTACAATACCGCCAAAGGCGAAGAGTGGCGTTCGGAAGGATAA
- the mntA gene encoding type VII toxin-antitoxin system MntA family adenylyltransferase antitoxin: MLDVKTISVLQKILNKYPDVIAVYLFGSYIERREQARDVDLAILLAHSKISQVNLYLELYPRLAEVFAPLDVDLLFLNSASLPLRFEVISTGRVIYCINDDLRTDFEYIVSGEYMDFKYHLEAARRELFESIKEGAFLV, encoded by the coding sequence ATGCTAGACGTAAAAACAATATCTGTCCTGCAAAAAATATTAAATAAATATCCGGATGTTATAGCTGTCTATTTGTTCGGTTCTTATATTGAGAGAAGAGAACAAGCCCGGGATGTTGATTTGGCAATTCTATTAGCTCATTCAAAAATTAGTCAGGTTAATTTGTATCTTGAACTATACCCTCGTCTGGCAGAGGTATTTGCTCCGCTGGACGTGGATCTGTTATTTTTAAATTCCGCTTCCCTGCCCTTACGTTTTGAAGTTATATCCACCGGTAGGGTTATTTACTGCATAAACGACGATCTGCGCACCGACTTCGAATATATCGTTTCTGGAGAGTATATGGACTTCAAATACCACTTGGAAGCCGCCCGCCGGGAGTTGTTCGAGAGTATAAAAGAAGGTGCGTTTCTTGTTTAA
- the mutS gene encoding DNA mismatch repair protein MutS yields MIKQYLEIKEQYPDAVLFFRLGDFYEMFFEDAHLASRELEITLTGRDGGAGERVPMCGVPYHAAEGYIARLIDKGHRVAVCEQVEDPSAAKGIVRREVIRVITPGTVMESQLLEDKNNNYLVSVAPVPEGFGLAVADITTGTFMITSFSGVKARLALTEELARLRPAEVIIPRSSKDFFTEDMRLIGMPVVSGFREDAFSPEQAGQALETQFGPSFRDECRPSDLDYLAPAAGALLIYLRETQKRELSHLNKFQFYQPGRFMVLDAATRRNLELTRAIADGARRNTLLHVLDHTVTAMGGRLIKNWIERPLLDRDEIEARLEAVAELAGEVFLRHDLREGLKNIYDLERLSARISFGTANARDLVALKKSLAQLPEIKSLLEQADASLLRATGGAVDLLDDVRELLESAIEDDPPLSLRDGGLIKTGFDPEVDRLRFAGRDGKLMMAGLEERERARTGIKSLKVGYNRVFGYYLEVTKSNLPLVPDDYQRKQTLANAERFITPELKEYEDMILGAEERLVHLEYHLFNEIREKISGMSGRVQTTAGAVARADALLSLGEAAVRGNYTRPVLNSEGKITIRDGRHPVLENILGPGQFVPNDTVMDNHDSRLYLITGPNMAGKSTYMRQVALIVLMAQMGSFVPASFAGTCLVDRIFTRVGAADDLSGGQSTFMVEMNECRAIVTSATDRSLIIMDEVGRGTSTYDGISIARALVEFIHRRVGAKTLFSTHYHELTDLDNLPGVVNYNVAVDERGEDVVFLRKVVPGKADRSYGIHVARLAGLPGEIIRRAAEILAGLESVKESARQVAAAVEPAESVVPAEHPVIQELRSLDALRMTPLEAINKLYQLQSILKSGVSSQESVVRSQESESGIRIKDSGIRNRSKNERMVYPE; encoded by the coding sequence ATGATCAAGCAATATCTTGAGATCAAGGAACAATACCCCGATGCTGTTCTTTTTTTTCGTCTGGGTGATTTTTATGAGATGTTTTTTGAGGATGCGCACCTTGCTTCACGCGAGTTGGAGATAACCCTGACCGGCCGGGACGGGGGCGCCGGCGAGCGCGTTCCCATGTGTGGCGTGCCGTATCATGCCGCGGAAGGTTATATCGCCAGGCTGATCGATAAAGGACACCGGGTGGCCGTCTGCGAGCAGGTTGAAGACCCGTCTGCCGCCAAGGGCATCGTGCGGCGGGAGGTCATCCGGGTGATTACGCCCGGCACGGTTATGGAGAGCCAACTCCTGGAGGATAAAAATAATAACTACCTGGTTAGCGTGGCTCCGGTGCCGGAAGGGTTCGGCCTCGCTGTTGCGGACATTACCACGGGCACTTTTATGATTACTTCATTTTCCGGCGTAAAGGCCCGGCTGGCGTTAACCGAAGAACTCGCCCGGCTCAGGCCGGCGGAAGTGATTATCCCCCGCTCCTCAAAAGATTTTTTTACGGAAGACATGCGTTTGATCGGTATGCCTGTAGTGAGCGGCTTCCGGGAAGACGCCTTTTCCCCGGAGCAGGCCGGACAAGCGCTGGAAACGCAATTTGGCCCGTCTTTTCGCGATGAATGCCGGCCATCCGACCTGGATTATCTGGCGCCGGCGGCCGGCGCCCTGCTGATTTACTTGAGAGAAACGCAAAAAAGGGAACTATCCCACCTGAACAAATTCCAATTTTACCAGCCGGGCCGGTTCATGGTTCTGGACGCGGCCACCAGGCGCAATCTGGAGCTGACCAGGGCAATTGCGGACGGGGCCCGGCGAAACACCCTGCTGCACGTTCTGGACCATACTGTCACCGCCATGGGCGGCCGGTTGATAAAAAACTGGATCGAGCGGCCTCTTTTGGACCGGGATGAAATAGAGGCGCGGCTGGAGGCCGTCGCGGAACTGGCCGGAGAAGTTTTTCTGCGCCATGACTTGCGGGAGGGATTAAAAAATATTTACGACCTGGAAAGACTGTCCGCCCGGATATCATTCGGCACGGCGAACGCCAGGGATCTGGTGGCCTTGAAAAAATCACTGGCGCAACTGCCGGAGATAAAGTCCCTGTTGGAACAGGCGGATGCTTCGCTGCTGCGGGCAACCGGGGGCGCCGTCGACTTGCTGGACGACGTCAGGGAGCTTCTGGAATCGGCTATCGAAGACGACCCGCCACTGTCGCTGCGGGACGGCGGGCTTATCAAAACCGGCTTTGACCCGGAGGTGGACCGGCTGCGTTTTGCCGGCCGGGACGGCAAGTTGATGATGGCCGGTTTGGAAGAGCGGGAGCGGGCGCGCACCGGCATAAAGTCGCTGAAAGTAGGATATAACAGGGTATTCGGCTATTACCTCGAGGTCACCAAATCAAACCTGCCGCTGGTTCCGGATGATTACCAGCGCAAGCAGACGCTGGCCAACGCCGAAAGGTTCATCACCCCGGAATTGAAAGAATACGAAGATATGATCCTGGGCGCCGAGGAGCGGCTGGTGCATCTGGAATACCATCTTTTCAACGAGATACGGGAAAAAATATCCGGCATGAGCGGCCGCGTCCAGACTACCGCCGGGGCGGTCGCCCGGGCTGACGCCCTGCTGTCGCTGGGTGAGGCCGCGGTCAGGGGAAACTATACCCGGCCGGTGCTCAACAGTGAGGGTAAAATTACGATCAGGGACGGGCGTCATCCCGTACTGGAGAACATTCTGGGTCCCGGCCAGTTTGTCCCGAACGACACTGTAATGGACAACCATGACAGCCGCCTGTATCTCATTACCGGCCCGAACATGGCCGGGAAAAGCACTTATATGCGTCAGGTGGCCTTAATTGTATTGATGGCCCAGATGGGCAGTTTTGTCCCGGCTTCATTTGCCGGAACTTGCCTGGTTGACCGGATTTTTACCAGGGTGGGGGCCGCGGACGACCTTTCCGGCGGGCAGAGCACTTTTATGGTGGAAATGAACGAGTGCCGCGCCATTGTGACGAGCGCGACAGACAGAAGCCTGATCATAATGGACGAGGTGGGGCGCGGCACCAGCACTTACGACGGCATCAGCATCGCCCGGGCGCTGGTCGAATTTATTCACCGGCGGGTGGGGGCGAAAACTTTGTTTTCAACGCACTACCACGAGCTTACCGATCTTGATAATTTGCCGGGCGTTGTCAATTATAACGTGGCTGTGGATGAAAGAGGGGAAGATGTCGTTTTCTTGCGCAAGGTCGTGCCGGGAAAAGCCGACCGCAGTTACGGGATTCACGTGGCCAGGCTGGCCGGTTTGCCCGGTGAGATTATCCGCCGCGCGGCTGAAATACTGGCAGGTTTGGAGTCGGTAAAAGAGTCGGCCCGGCAGGTGGCTGCCGCCGTGGAGCCCGCGGAAAGTGTTGTGCCGGCGGAACATCCTGTTATACAGGAATTGCGGAGTCTGGACGCATTGCGGATGACCCCGCTTGAAGCCATTAATAAACTTTATCAATTGCAGAGCATCCTTAAATCAGGAGTCAGTAGTCAGGAGTCAGTAGTCAGGAGTCAGGAGTCAGAATCAGGAATCAGAATCAAGGATTCAGGAATCAGGAACAGGAGTAAAAATGAGAGAATGGTTTATCCGGAATAA
- a CDS encoding class I SAM-dependent methyltransferase, with protein sequence MKSLGFAVTTSHRVKPVLVEYAKQIAGELETRYVERNDRSIEALSAELGVEGMVVVKSKKVSFVSRAGEFFFHPGIAGPRINELKNGKTDQMIDAMSIKPGNSVLDCTLGLGTDAIVASYTVGNSGRVVGLENSPVIAYLVKSGLASYPVADGDTFTAMRRVEVVQADHRDYLRTLPAGSFDVIYFDPMFRLPGRRSPAINNLRALADPEPLDRETINLAVKIANKRVVVKERRGSAEFGRLGFEKIQGGRYAPVVYGVINCQGL encoded by the coding sequence ATGAAATCACTCGGATTTGCTGTCACGACGTCTCATAGAGTGAAACCGGTTTTGGTGGAATACGCCAAACAGATAGCCGGGGAACTGGAAACCCGTTATGTGGAAAGGAACGACCGGTCGATAGAGGCTTTGTCAGCGGAGCTCGGTGTGGAAGGGATGGTGGTTGTTAAATCGAAGAAAGTATCATTTGTGTCCCGCGCAGGGGAATTTTTTTTCCACCCGGGTATCGCCGGGCCGCGTATAAACGAACTAAAAAATGGGAAAACTGACCAGATGATTGACGCCATGTCCATCAAGCCGGGTAACAGTGTTTTGGATTGTACATTGGGTCTGGGGACAGACGCCATTGTAGCGAGCTATACTGTCGGCAATAGCGGCCGGGTTGTCGGGTTGGAGAATTCACCGGTCATAGCTTATCTTGTTAAATCCGGTCTTGCATCTTACCCGGTAGCTGACGGGGACACTTTCACCGCCATGCGAAGAGTGGAGGTTGTTCAGGCGGATCACCGTGATTACCTGCGGACGCTGCCGGCAGGCAGTTTCGACGTTATATATTTCGACCCTATGTTCCGCCTGCCCGGACGGCGGTCACCGGCCATAAACAACTTACGCGCCCTGGCTGATCCCGAACCGCTTGACCGGGAAACAATCAACCTCGCCGTAAAAATAGCGAACAAACGGGTGGTGGTCAAAGAAAGGCGGGGCAGCGCGGAATTCGGGCGCTTGGGTTTTGAAAAAATACAGGGGGGGAGGTATGCCCCAGTAGTATACGGGGTAATAAACTGTCAGGGTCTATAA
- the hepT gene encoding type VII toxin-antitoxin system HepT family RNase toxin, which translates to MFNQSIITERLAIISKAVKRLKLLAQMPPEQFKQNEDAVDIAENRLRRALEALFDLGRHLVVKSGAGMPSDYRSVIDIMKEEHILPEEFARQISGMAGYRNRLIHDYNKVTPDELHQILRERLVDLTLFCKYVVDYLPDTNKPKR; encoded by the coding sequence TTGTTTAATCAGTCAATAATAACCGAAAGGTTGGCAATTATCAGTAAGGCTGTGAAAAGGTTAAAATTGCTTGCTCAGATGCCGCCGGAGCAATTCAAACAGAATGAGGATGCCGTGGATATTGCTGAAAACAGGTTGCGCCGGGCACTGGAAGCTTTATTTGATTTAGGCCGGCATCTAGTGGTGAAATCGGGTGCCGGTATGCCATCCGACTACCGTTCGGTAATTGATATAATGAAAGAAGAACATATCTTGCCGGAAGAATTTGCCCGGCAAATTTCAGGTATGGCTGGTTACCGGAATCGCTTGATTCATGATTATAATAAAGTAACGCCGGACGAATTGCATCAAATATTGCGAGAGCGTCTGGTTGATCTTACTTTGTTCTGTAAATATGTTGTCGATTATTTGCCTGACACAAACAAACCGAAGCGATAA
- a CDS encoding AbrB/MazE/SpoVT family DNA-binding domain-containing protein — protein MDEFFIARITTKGQVTVPIELRKVLNVKEGDYILFEKKGPRVEIKKVLPPNDFEDFAKPIRERFQREGITPDDIEAAIKWARSAQGESKK, from the coding sequence ATGGATGAATTTTTCATTGCCAGAATAACCACGAAGGGACAGGTTACTGTCCCCATCGAATTGAGAAAAGTGCTAAACGTTAAGGAAGGTGATTACATCCTTTTCGAAAAAAAAGGCCCCCGCGTGGAAATAAAGAAAGTGCTGCCACCGAATGATTTTGAAGATTTTGCAAAACCTATCAGGGAAAGATTTCAGAGGGAAGGGATAACTCCCGATGATATCGAAGCAGCCATTAAATGGGCTCGGAGTGCTCAGGGAGAAAGCAAGAAATGA
- the mutL gene encoding DNA mismatch repair endonuclease MutL yields the protein MAAIIILDEFTAGQIAAGEVVERPVSAVKELVENALDAGASRITIDLAEGGLGRITVSDNGCGMTAEDVQLAFLRHATSKIKSAADLRRVNTLGFRGEALPSIAAVAKVAMTTRVPGSITGTRAELQAGSLAAVSPAGCAPGTTVEVNDLFYNTPARRKTMKNPSAEGALCGELVSKMALARPGVRFELLTHGKRVFYTPGTGRLIDAVTAVYGPGQGKEMIAVSAADGELSLDAYAGKPSLSRSNRSHLTIIVNGRYVRCPAVVTAIEDAYRGLLPQGRRPVAVLSLTVAPEQLDVNVHPAKLEVRLLEEKRVASMVAGALRNVLRGDPVIPAAIAERGNRYHYKEPGKSIFMQVPAIFSPEPEQDQSAVNPEPVDTVATGSPVASILPDKTVIPAERYKFLEDTVEDKKFPILHPLAQLLPTYILAGGEDGLYIIDQHAAHERVLYEECLAGQGNYPSQCLLVPETLELEHSEASIVIDLLPRFAETGFVIEHFGGDTFLLRGAPSYLPAGREKELFLDMVDFFNGKGSVPDQADFFKRLASSIACKGAIKAGEKMPFGAMEALLKRLARAENPFTCPHGRPTIIHLSNRDLETRFKR from the coding sequence TTGGCAGCCATAATTATCCTGGATGAATTTACAGCCGGCCAGATTGCTGCCGGTGAAGTGGTTGAAAGGCCGGTTTCGGCAGTAAAAGAGCTGGTGGAAAACGCCCTGGACGCGGGCGCCTCCAGGATTACCATAGACCTGGCGGAGGGCGGCCTGGGCAGAATCACTGTTTCCGACAACGGCTGCGGAATGACGGCGGAAGACGTTCAGCTGGCTTTCCTGCGTCATGCCACCAGCAAGATCAAAAGCGCTGCTGACTTGCGCCGGGTGAACACGCTTGGTTTCCGGGGGGAGGCGCTGCCCAGCATAGCTGCGGTAGCCAAGGTGGCCATGACTACCCGCGTACCCGGCTCAATAACAGGGACGCGCGCTGAATTGCAGGCAGGTTCACTTGCCGCTGTAAGTCCGGCCGGGTGTGCGCCGGGTACTACTGTTGAAGTAAATGATTTGTTTTATAACACGCCGGCCAGACGCAAAACGATGAAAAACCCTTCCGCTGAAGGCGCGTTGTGTGGGGAACTGGTGTCGAAAATGGCTCTGGCCAGGCCTGGTGTCCGTTTCGAATTGTTGACCCATGGCAAGCGTGTTTTTTATACACCAGGCACCGGCAGACTGATTGATGCTGTGACAGCTGTTTATGGCCCGGGGCAAGGCAAGGAAATGATTGCGGTGAGTGCCGCGGATGGGGAGCTTAGCCTTGACGCTTATGCCGGAAAGCCTTCACTGAGCCGTAGTAACCGCAGCCACCTGACTATCATTGTCAACGGCCGTTATGTGCGCTGTCCGGCTGTTGTCACGGCAATTGAAGATGCTTACCGTGGCTTGCTGCCTCAAGGGCGCAGGCCTGTAGCTGTTTTATCTTTAACCGTGGCGCCGGAGCAGTTGGATGTCAATGTGCACCCGGCAAAGCTGGAAGTGCGCCTGCTGGAAGAAAAAAGAGTCGCCTCCATGGTTGCCGGCGCGCTCAGGAATGTGTTGCGCGGGGATCCGGTTATACCTGCCGCGATTGCTGAACGAGGTAACCGGTATCATTATAAGGAACCGGGCAAAAGTATTTTCATGCAGGTTCCGGCGATATTTTCACCGGAGCCGGAGCAAGATCAATCAGCCGTCAATCCGGAACCGGTTGATACAGTTGCGACCGGAAGTCCGGTTGCAAGCATTTTGCCTGATAAAACCGTTATTCCAGCGGAAAGATATAAGTTTCTCGAAGATACTGTTGAAGATAAAAAATTTCCCATTCTTCACCCGCTTGCCCAGTTGCTTCCGACGTATATTCTGGCAGGGGGAGAAGATGGTCTTTATATCATTGACCAGCATGCCGCCCATGAGAGGGTTCTATATGAGGAATGCCTGGCCGGTCAGGGCAATTATCCCAGTCAATGTCTTCTTGTCCCGGAAACGCTGGAGCTTGAACACAGCGAGGCTTCGATCGTCATCGATCTGCTGCCCCGGTTTGCCGAAACGGGTTTTGTAATTGAACATTTCGGCGGCGACACGTTCTTGCTCAGGGGAGCGCCGTCCTATTTGCCGGCAGGCCGGGAGAAAGAGCTATTCCTGGACATGGTTGATTTCTTCAATGGAAAAGGTTCTGTTCCTGACCAGGCTGATTTTTTTAAACGGCTTGCTTCCTCGATTGCTTGCAAGGGAGCGATCAAAGCCGGGGAAAAAATGCCGTTTGGCGCAATGGAAGCGTTGCTGAAAAGGTTGGCCCGCGCGGAAAATCCATTTACCTGTCCCCACGGCAGGCCTACTATTATTCACCTCTCCAACCGTGATCTGGAAACACGCTTTAAGAGGTAG